From a region of the Alnus glutinosa chromosome 1, dhAlnGlut1.1, whole genome shotgun sequence genome:
- the LOC133865728 gene encoding cytochrome P450 86B1-like: MATKLVFSSIQWLCSHFFWEATISLLGVLLVLRCILERLTNNGPMLWPVMGIIPSLFLHINNIYDWITESLIKAGGTFHFRGMWMGGAYGIVTADPSNIEYMLKTKFKNFPKGKYYRERFYDLLGNGIFNADDELWKEQRRIAISEMHSTRFVEHSFQTMQDLVHQKLLKLFEKLVESKDSFDLQEVLLRFTFDNVCSAAFGADPGCLALDLPKVPFAKAFEEATELTLFRFIVPPFVWKPMRHFGIGYEKRLKEAIKIVHDFADKTVALRKNDLTKFGSLSDHCDLLSRLIEDSEQGKKRNFHDKFLRDFCISFTLAGRDTSSVALAWFFWLIHKNPEVKSRILSEINEILGCRNCKNVLHDDHDVVFTVEELKKMVYLQAALSESLRLYPSVPMDMKEVVEDDVFPDGNMVKRGARVHYCIFTMARMESVWGKDCLEFKPERWIKDGQFVSENQFKYTVFNAGPRLCLGKKFAYMQMKMVAASILLRYEVMVVEGHEVDPKLTTTLYMKHGLLVTLERT, from the coding sequence ATGGCGACAAAGCTTGTTTTCTCTTCAATACAATGGCTGTGTTCTCACTTCTTTTGGGAAGCAACTATATCCCTGCTTGGAGTACTACTCGTTCTTCGTTGTATACTTGAGAGACTCACCAATAACGGTCCAATGTTATGGCCAGTTATGGGGATCATACCATCGCTATTCCTTCATATCAACAACATTTATGATTGGATCACCGAGTCGTTGATCAAAGCTGGTGGAACCTTCCACTTCAGGGGAATGTGGATGGGAGGGGCGTATGGAATCGTAACCGCTGATCCTTCCAACATTGAATATATGCTCAAAACAAAGTTCAAGAATTTCCCCAAAGGTAAGTACTATAGAGAGAGATTTTATGACTTGCTTGGGAATGGCATTTTTAATGCTGACGATGAGTTGTGGAAGGAACAGAGGCGAATTGCAATTTCCGAGATGCATTCAACTCGGTTTGTTGAGCATTCGTTTCAAACCATGCAAGACTTGGTGCATCAGAAGCTGCTGAAATTGTTCGAGAAGCTTGTGGAGTCAAAGGACAGCTTCGATCTCCAAGAAGTTCTTCTTCGGTTTACTTTTGACAACGTCTGCTCTGCCGCTTTTGGCGCTGATCCTGGCTGCTTGGCCCTTGATTTACCTAAAGTTCCGTTTGCAAAAGCTTTCGAAGAAGCCACAGAATTGACCCTTTTCAGATTCATCGTGCCACCTTTTGTATGGAAGCCCATGAGGCACTTTGGGATAGGATACGAAAAGCGGCTCAAGGAGGCAATAAAAATCGTGCATGATTTCGCTGACAAGACAGTGGCACTTCGAAAGAACGATTTAACCAAGTTTGGCAGCTTAAGTGATCATTGTGATCTCTTGTCGAGGCTTATTGAAGACTCTGAACAAGGTAAGAAAAGGAATTTTCACGACAAATTTCTCAGAGATTTCTGCATTAGTTTCACATTAGCAGGGCGAGACACGAGCTCAGTGGCATTGGCATGGTTCTTCTGGTTAATACACAAGAACCCAGAGGTGAAAAGCAGAATTCTCAGTGAGATTAATGAAATTTTGGGTTGCCGAAACTGCAAGAATGTACTACATGATGATCATGACGTAGTTTTTACAGTGGAAGAACTAAAGAAGATGGTGTATCTACAAGCAGCATTATCAGAATCTCTAAGGCTTTACCCTTCGGTGCCAATGGACATGAAAGAAGTAGTGGAAGACGATGTTTTCCCGGATGGTAACATGGTTAAAAGGGGGGCTCGGGTTCACTACTGCATTTTCACAATGGCTAGAATGGAGTCCGTATGGGGAAAAGACTGCTTGGAGTTCAAGCCAGAGAGGTGGATTAAAGACGGGCAGTTTGTGAGCGAGAATCAGTTCAAGTATACTGTGTTCAATGCCGGTCCAAGATTGTGTCTAGGGAAGAAATTTGCTTATATGCAGATGAAAATGGTGGCTGCTTCAATTCTGTTGAGGTATGAAGTTATGGTTGTTGAAGGCCATGAAGTTGATCCGAAACTCACAACCACTCTTTACATGAAGCATGGATTGCTGGTGACTCTCGAGCGTACGTAG